The Prunus persica cultivar Lovell chromosome G8, Prunus_persica_NCBIv2, whole genome shotgun sequence genome includes a region encoding these proteins:
- the LOC18768678 gene encoding uncharacterized protein LOC18768678, whose amino-acid sequence MDDKEDTNRVGEIEESDPKSDGSSRNPNPNPKTARTKVPEVEVYLYRRGKGPIDTFRTSLGGWDQNQLEVRDILDKYGFKSLYAFNTGSGRGVPIRFNPRNGRSMLAYKDGSTVHIDGEPKDSLIQPVTKILLGVAVITVLITLVLRDPPQWVQKLNISGLNFPPWIIALVVIVFTRMRKRTGDLLKKYGW is encoded by the exons ATGGACGACAAAGAAGATACCAACAGAGTCGGCGAAATCGAGGAATCGGACCCGAAATCCGACGGGTCATCCCGGAACCCGAATCCGAATCCTAAAACCGCGAGGACGAAGGTTCCGGAAGTGGAGGTCTACTTGTATCGGCGAGGCAAAGGCCCGATCGACACGTTCAGGACGAGCCTCGGGGGTTGGGACCAGAACCAGTTGGAGGTCCGAGACATTCTCGACAAGTACGGCTTCAAATCGCTTTACGCTTTCAATACCGGGTCGGGTCGCGGCGTTCCGATCCGGTTTAACCCCAGGAACGGCAGGTCTATGCTGGCTTATAAAGATGGATCTACGGTTCACATTGACGGAGAGCCCAAG GATTCCTTGATCCAACCAGTGACAAAAATCTTGCTTGGAGTAGCTGTTATAACCGTCTTGATAACCTTGGTTTTGAGAGATCCTCCACAGTGGGTCcaaaaattgaacatttctGGCTTGAATTTTCCTCCTTGGATCATTGCTCTGGTGGTAATAGTTTTTACTCGGATGAGGAAGAGAACCGGAGATTTGCTGAAAAAGTATGGTTGGTGA